A single region of the Gossypium arboreum isolate Shixiya-1 chromosome 12, ASM2569848v2, whole genome shotgun sequence genome encodes:
- the LOC108451012 gene encoding pectinesterase 1-like, with product MPNLTFDGTAKQYGTIDSATLITESSYFVGANLNIVNLAPRQTENGRSTSRCFESLRDSALSITQDHQLQDTLCDDRATISLRIAIFMALLISFSERDIFISRRSEEDPEMAIITRQARESSSEDTGYSFRAWEDYRNSKGHFFGKGLEEQSKSCLFLY from the exons ATGCCAAATTTGACATTTGACGGCACCGCCAAGCAATATGGAACCATAGATAGTGCCACTCTTATTACTGAGAGTAGTTACTTTGTGGGTGCTAATCTCAATATAGTG AACCTTGCTCCTAGGCAGACGGAAAATGGTAGGAGCACAAGTCGTTGCTTTGAGAGTCTCCGTGACAGTGCGCTTTCTATAACGCAAGATCATCAACTTCAGGACACTTTGTGTGATGACAGGGCAACCATTTCTTTAAGGATTGCCATATTCATGGCTTTATTGATTTCATTTTCTGAGCGGGACATCTTTATATCTCG GAGATCCGAAGAAGATCCAGAGATGGCGATAATTACAAGACAAGCGAGAGAAAGTTCATCGGAGGATACGGGTTATTCTTTTCGTGCATGGGAGGATTACCGGAACAGCAAAGGACATTTTTTTGGGAAGGGCTTGGAAGAGCAGTCCAAGAGTTGTTTATTCTTATACTGA
- the LOC108451011 gene encoding putative pectinesterase 63: MTNFTFDGITKQYGTVDSATLITESSYFVGANLNIVNTAPRPDGKLEGAQAVALRVSDERSAFYNCKIIGFQDTLCDDRGNYFFKDFHIRGTIDFIFGSGTSLYLKSGMHNSEIFMERDPEGDPKSAVITAQARESSSEDTGYSFVHGRITGTAKDLFLGRAWMSCPRVVYYYTEMDEIVHPGGWSSNCQPERADTVYYGEYKCTGKGVTLATREKLVKQLSDADAQLFLALDYVEGTKWLLPPPTVPK, encoded by the exons ATGACAAATTTTACATTTGACGGCATCACCAAGCAATATGGAACCGTAGATAGTGCCACTCTTATTACTGAGAGTAGTTACTTTGTGGGTGCTAATCTCAATATAGTG AACACTGCTCCTAGGCCAGACGGGAAATTGGAAGGAGCACAAGCGGTTGCTTTGAGAGTCTCCGATGAAAGGTCAGCTTTCTATAACTGCAAGATCATCGGCTTCCAGGACACTTTGTGTGATGACAGGGGCAACTATTTTTTTAAGGATTTCCATATTCGTGGCACTATTGATTTTATTTTCGGGAGCGGGACATCTTTATATCTA AAAAGTGGGATGCATAATTCAGAAATATTCATGGAAAGAGATCCAGAAGGTGATCCGAAGTCGGCAGTAATTACAGCACAAGCGAGAGAAAGTTCATCGGAGGATACGGGTTATTCGTTCGTACATGGGAGGATTACAGGAACTGCGAAAGACCTATTTTTGGGAAGGGCTTGGATGAGCTGTCCGAGAGTTGTTTATTATTATACTGAAATGGATGAAATCGTCCATCCTGGTGGATGGTCTAGTAATTGCCAACCTGAACGAGCCGA CACTGTGTACTACGGAGAATACAAATGCACGGGGAAAGGTGTGACTCTAGCTACACGAGAGAAATTAGTTAAACAACTATCCGATGCAGATGCTCAACTATTCTTGGCTCTTGACTATGTTGAAGGTACCAAATGGTTGCTTCCTCCTCCAACAGTACCTAAGTAA